A single genomic interval of Fibrobacter sp. UWB13 harbors:
- a CDS encoding FKBP-type peptidyl-prolyl cis-trans isomerase, translated as MKTKLIVAAGALAMLMTGCEPCKTASAEKTSLVTEKDKYSYALGAHFGNQARFQLVTRDSIDLDLDLFIQAFKERYNSDSAKFLMNDSIVMETLNKLSADRQAEKMKKDSLAAEKNKAEGEAFLAQNKTVEGVVTTQSGLQYKIITEGQGATPTDEDRVKVHYTGTLLDGTKFDSSVDRGQPLEFPVTAVIAGWTEMLKLMKVGEKVVAWIPSDLAYGPRGNRAIPGNSVLKFEMELLEVIAPEKPAEQAKPEPKKAAKKAAK; from the coding sequence AACCGTGCAAAACAGCATCTGCCGAAAAGACCTCGCTTGTGACTGAAAAGGACAAGTACAGCTACGCTCTCGGTGCTCATTTTGGTAACCAGGCTCGTTTCCAGCTCGTGACTCGCGATTCCATCGATCTCGATCTCGATCTCTTCATCCAGGCATTCAAGGAACGCTACAATAGCGATTCTGCCAAGTTCTTGATGAACGACTCCATCGTCATGGAAACGCTCAACAAGCTTTCTGCTGACCGTCAGGCTGAAAAGATGAAGAAAGACAGCCTCGCTGCCGAAAAGAACAAGGCTGAAGGTGAAGCTTTCCTCGCTCAGAACAAGACTGTTGAAGGTGTCGTGACCACGCAGAGCGGTCTCCAGTACAAGATCATTACTGAAGGTCAGGGTGCAACCCCGACGGACGAAGACAGGGTCAAGGTCCACTACACCGGTACGCTCCTCGATGGCACCAAGTTCGACAGCTCTGTCGACCGTGGTCAGCCGCTTGAATTCCCGGTCACTGCCGTTATCGCTGGCTGGACGGAAATGCTCAAGCTCATGAAGGTTGGCGAAAAGGTCGTCGCATGGATCCCGAGCGATCTCGCTTACGGTCCGCGTGGCAACCGTGCTATCCCGGGTAACTCTGTCCTCAAGTTCGAAATGGAACTTCTCGAAGTTATCGCTCCGGAAAAGCCGGCAGAACAGGCTAAGCCGGAACCGAAGAAGGCTGCTAAGAAGGCTGCCAAGTAA